gtgtgtgtgtgtgtgtgtgtgtgtgtgtggtgtgtgtgtgtgtgtgtgtgtgtgtgtgtgtgtgtgtgtgtgtgtgtgtgtgtgtgtgtgtgtgtgtgtgtgtgtgtgtgtgtgtgtgtgtgtgtgtgtgtgtgtgtgtgtgtgtgtgtgtgtgtgtgtgtgtgtgtgtgtgtgtgtgtgtgtgtgtgtgtgtgtgtgtgtgtgtgtgtgtgtgtgtgtgtgtgtgtgtgtgtgtgtgtgtgtgtgtgtgtgtgtgtgtgtgtgtgtgtgtgtgtgtgtgtgtgtgtgtgtgtgtgttacaggcaGCAGTCAGGAGAAGGGGAAAAGAACGGCTCagaggaggaagatgaagaaAAGCCTGGGAAAAGGGTGATGGGCCCACGGAAGAAGTTTGTCTGGGATGACAAGCTCAGGTAATGATTCATAACCGTGCTGCTGTAAGAGCTGGCTGGATGGCATGCTGCAGTTTGTGTGGCTTCAGGTTAGACTTAGTGTCTTTGATCGTTATTCTTATAAGGTATAAGGCTATTCCTTACATTTCTACCTTCCGTGCTTATCTCCAGTATATGTGTCTGATCTAGCGAACTGAGCGTAGGCTTTTAAGACTGTTAGTGTGGTTCGGATGGAGAAAACTAATACATTGTAGGTTTTGAAAATGAAAGGAAAATGGCAAAATAGTCATAAATATTTTCAGCTGTGAGGAACTTTTAGGTTTATTTAGGTAAATAGTCCCTCAACATGCAGTGGGAAAACTGTTGGAGCCACAACTTAACACACATATGCAAAATTACTCAAGACCTGCAAACTGAGTTTGTGAAATATCAAATTCtccttttaaatgtacttatGAAAGCCTTGAATTGTAtgcagtcactggtacatttttatatacaagccatgttagggaaacttccatcctacatctgctccctgatctcacggcaaattgtaagtggctactgccggagatcgcatgctgtggttttattaaatgtgccaactgctaggactgtcttagggaagacagcttttagatgcgcagctcctctgtcttggaatagtctgcaaatgaaatggaaactgagcaatctggtgccactaaatgtttttaaagctctgttggatgctacacaatcggaagctgttggtacctgtacatgtcgATAGgtttgtaaattgtaatccctgtaatgatgctgtatgatgtcctttttgttgttttatgtttttatgtttcatgtggaactacttgagcaggtctcccttgaaaaagagatcaatggatacacctggataaataaagtcttGAAATGAAATGCTAGCACAAATGTAGAAACCCTGAGCAAAGAATTAGTGTCCTTGTGAAATTACAAAAGCCCTGAGAAAGACTTAAAGCAGCTTTTCACTCCTCATTCATTTTTAGAACAGCTTCCAAATGTTCAGCAATGGGTTTTAAGAGTTCATAATTACCTCTGACTCCTGAAGAATAACAGTCTCCTCTGCCATTATGTGCTCAACACCTGCAGCCTTATTTAGGTTTGAATAGTGAATAATTGGCGTTGAAATGAGCCTTTGTGTTTGTGCAGGAACCTGCTGTGCAGCCTGGTGCGAGTGAAGCTGAGCTGCTACGAGATGGAGAACCAGTGCTCTCTGTCTGTGGAGGACTACCTCAAGGCCTTCTTAGAGAACGAGGTTAAACCACTATGGCCCAAGGGCTGGATGCaagccaggtgtgtgtgtgtgtgtgtgtgtgtgttcttgtttTTGTGCTTAGCTTTAATATGGGGAACAAATTCCTTCATATTGATAAGACAGCTGTAAATTCTCCAGGACCCGACCAATGAAGTTAACCTCAATACTATAattaagtttaaaaaaaaccCATTAAAGATTAAAAAGGTTTGTGTTGGTGAGAAGGATGCCAACAGATGGAGCTGGCAGTTTATATATTTTCAGATGAGAGAATAATGAGGTTAGTCTGCTGGTGAGTTCATGGACATTTTCAATTGAACACAGGTTGTTATAAATAGCAGCCATTTGttttgcctgaatgtaatcctaTCTTTATTTGTAAGCACATTAATCTACATTACACCGAATTCCACTGCGTAAGCTAGaagatattttaaaagagatgaagttacatgtttaaaaaaaaagacaataaaGTGGCAATATAACAACAAAAGCAACTAAATGAGTATACGCAGGAGAGTTTATTGATaaaacaaacacagacacacagaataaTATGTTGGTTGAGATGTTTTTATCTCTACTAACAAACTCTGAAAGTGtatctaaatatatacactttcAGAGAAAATGTTCTTATCACCGTTTGTTTCCTCTGCTCAGGATTCTGCTAAAGGAGAGTCTTGCTGTTCACAGTCACCTCACTGGAAACCTGTAAGTATGGATTTAtttcacacagctcagtaacGGTAACTTCTCGATTATTTTCTCTGAGACTAAGCTTAAATgctaaatgtaaataaatattaaagGCTAAGTATTTGCTTTCATGTTTCTATACAGAGTGAAGAGGAGAATGGTGCCTGGGCCCAGGGCCAAAGCCAAGGTGAGTGACAGCCATgatcatatactgtatataatatCTAAACATATCCAACTGCGTTTTGTTTTAGTACAGATTTATTTTCAACCCACAACGTTAATTGGATCATAACCCGAAGCAACAATATAATATACTCATGATATGTCATCTGCTCAGTTCTGAAAACAGATCTGCTGTTTagtattcatttcatttaacaTGACTGATAAACATGGAAGAACAATTCttcttttatattattattactgtGCTTTAGGGTGGTTATAAAATGTGTAATTCACACAATAACCAGGGGTcttagctgggtaaaataaaccCACTACAGCTCACATAGTAAATTGAGTATTATTTCCACAGCAGAGTCCTGTTGGAAATAAATAATGTTACATAAAGCATGATGAATGTTAAGATACAGTcaccagaaaatcacattaaaAGCCTTCCTATTAAATGAAGGCTGCAAGAATTGAACACCCACTTAGATCTATATCTGCAACACAATTGCAACCTTTAACAGTGACAGGAACTGGATTTATTTCTTGCTTTgcttagatcaggggtgcccaatacGTCGATCGCAAAGGTAGTGTGGGTAGATCGCATGGCATTGAAAAAAAACAAACCTTTTTTAAAGTTAGCCTATCATCCATCCTTACTATGGCatttgccacttgattgacgtacaGGTAAGCCAGTCTGAGTTGTATTGTGCCATACGGGTTCATGCCGTtatgagggggcctcacctcctcatcTGAAGCGCAAATGCCACAGTTTATCCGCCGTTTAGTCCACTAGCACTCCCCCCGCGCGCTCGCGACACAGATTGGGCAGGGGCGGCCCTGTAGTTAGATATTTTGGGCttggtcattttaaaagtagctcccaagctgaaaaagtgtgggcacttAGATTTAGGCAATGGAGGCATAGGCCAACACAATTTCATGTCACGATTATCCCTTATAATTGCAATTCACTACATTATCCCCATGATAATCAACAAGTATGCTGCCCTACTCTTAAATGGTACTGAAACGTACTGGAATCACCAACATCAAAAATcaggttttttttaaacctcTTTCCCACGAAAGAGAGCAAGACAGCTTTTTCAAGTCACTCATGTAAGGATATTCATAATTATCTTGATATTTGAAATCCACCAGAATAATTTATGAGTGTTTTTAGTTGTGATCTATGATAACATCCCATCCCTAGTATAATGTCTGTTTTTGAGTTTGTTTTAACTGAGGAAAAGGGAAAATTAGGAAGTCCTGGTTCTGTCTGCCTCTGAGGTACTGACACTTTTCCGTGTCTTCTGTTCTGTAGGAGGGTCTCTGGATCCACAAACCCCCTCTCAGCATGACCTCCACCTCGTCTCTGCACACCTCCGCTCTGACCTCACACCGGAAACCGGCCTCCTGCTCGCCCCCAGAGCCCATCTGTCTGTCGGACTCGCTGGATGAGGATCTGACCGCTCCCTCGCTGGACTCCATCTCCCACGCTCTGGCCCTCCTCAGCAATGCCTCGAAGGGCCTGGGCTTCTCAGACAGCCCTCTGTCCCCCCCGCCCCTCCAGATGCCCACCTCCTCCCCTCCCCCCGTCACTCCTCACTATCCCTCGGCCTCTCAGCTCTCTGCCTCCATCGCCTCGACAACGCAGCTTCATTCCCTGTCGAGGGGGGAGCCCTCTCCGCTGGCAGCTGCTGGGAACCTGCCAACAACAACGCTACCAACCGCCTATTctacctcctcttcctcctcttcctcatctcccGCTGTTTCCTGCTTGGCTCGAGTGCAGGCAGCCGGCCTGTCACTGGCCTCACGGACTGCAGAGGGACCCTACGGCCTGATCAAAGGATCTGCCTCTATGGGTCAATCGCAGCCTCAGAGACTCCTCACCATGGCAACGCCCAATCACAGGACAGGCCTGGTGATGGGCGGGAACGGCAAGATGCATCCTCACCCGTCCCCTTCGCCTCCAAAGCAGCGGCCCCCTCCCACGGCTTCCCCTCTGCTGCCCCCCCATCAGAAGGCCTTTGTGGGCCCGGGGGGGCTGCTGGGATCTCTgggaggactggccaaaagcAAAACCATCAGCAGCAACGGCAGCGCCACGccttcctcctccccctcctcaatGTCTCGCTCAAACTCCGCTTCCCACCCCGGCCTGCAGTCCTTCTGCCCTCCCTCTCTGGTGGTTTCCTCCCCATCcgcctccccctccccccactCCTCACACTCCTCCTCTCAAGGTAAActccacacacaccaccaccaccaggctAACTTCATCACGCCCATGCAGGCCACGCTCACCAAGTCGTCCCACAGCAGCAACTCCTCCCACATCATCAAGCTCACCCCTCGGCCTCCGGCGCCGACCCCCCCTCCCTGCTCCTCCCCCTCCCCGTCGTCCTCGCCCTCACACCTGCTCTCTCATCAGATGATCTCCAGCCAACAGCAACAACACCAGTTCTCCCTCAAAACCCCCAAAGCGTTCCGGCCCCCCTTCAGTGTATCGGGGGGCGGGGGGGTGCAGGTGAAGCCGCCGCAGAGTACCTACAGCTTCGCCAGAGGACAGAAAGCTCTGACCACCACCAGTAACAGTAGCATCAACAACAACTCCGTCATCAACAAGGGAGTGATATCAGCCGTCTGCAGCCGGGCCGACAAAACTCCACTGTCTTCGGCACCCTCAGTCTCAGCCAATCACGCGCAGAGGCAGAGGGTAATGGGCGGGGCTAACCAGAGCCCAAAGGCATTAAACAGCTGGACCACTTTGGCCTCATCCTCACACCTCCCACAGGTCGGTTTAAGGTTCATTAGTTTTAAATTCTAATTGTTTTTCGTTTTGACTCTTCAATTTATATTAGGTTAGTTTTTAGAGTGTGTTTACTAGATTTAGTTTATTAAGAGTCTTTTATGTTTGAGTTTGCTgttgttaaaggtagggtaggt
Above is a window of Pseudochaenichthys georgianus chromosome 1, fPseGeo1.2, whole genome shotgun sequence DNA encoding:
- the ubn2a gene encoding ubinuclein-2a isoform X3 — its product is MAEPRKVQFVTLSAFAAGAAAESRKRRLEDEADFNFGEAGEVEAATGAGGAASNGRLGQTGDGDTAIAEKRVTVRLNLSLPEPDDRSSAEFNYGELIQNRQAKKTTQSLTSSNNPNDPFNDDERVRLQVVALAKKLENKYYDELVPASLTTKLGGFYINTGTLQFRAASDSEGEEGKKTNDNNENLIKKRKKKEVDSSDEKNQKKNKLPKQGVTDLTLQRPEKKKRKKLMKDSLYLAAMLRRFTREKEDMMKINSNVAHPGLAGGVANKPPSINSTNHLLASNSTHNAAGSDFSLADLTSDPAVMSLLGSANEKELQDLLGDLDFSVLDSDQQHAMSAARENGVLGVGVPGPKPAAAAGGGGGGQGRGPGSSSGLFSPPPLPDGLPAPLIKRIEDLRAASRQFDQEGRKKFFTLDMNNILLDVELQVQEQPPEVRLGIYSHMEAFVPCNKEALLKRLKKLSLNIQDDRLRTPLLKLKLAVCSSMPEQIARYNMDCMAKVAKQQSGEGEKNGSEEEDEEKPGKRVMGPRKKFVWDDKLRNLLCSLVRVKLSCYEMENQCSLSVEDYLKAFLENEVKPLWPKGWMQARILLKESLAVHSHLTGNLVKRRMVPGPRAKAKEGLWIHKPPLSMTSTSSLHTSALTSHRKPASCSPPEPICLSDSLDEDLTAPSLDSISHALALLSNASKGLGFSDSPLSPPPLQMPTSSPPPVTPHYPSASQLSASIASTTQLHSLSRGEPSPLAAAGNLPTTTLPTAYSTSSSSSSSSPAVSCLARVQAAGLSLASRTAEGPYGLIKGSASMGQSQPQRLLTMATPNHRTGLVMGGNGKMHPHPSPSPPKQRPPPTASPLLPPHQKAFVGPGGLLGSLGGLAKSKTISSNGSATPSSSPSSMSRSNSASHPGLQSFCPPSLVVSSPSASPSPHSSHSSSQGKLHTHHHHQANFITPMQATLTKSSHSSNSSHIIKLTPRPPAPTPPPCSSPSPSSSPSHLLSHQMISSQQQQHQFSLKTPKAFRPPFSVSGGGGVQVKPPQSTYSFARGQKALTTTSNSSINNNSVINKGVISAVCSRADKTPLSSAPSVSANHAQRQRVMGGANQSPKALNSWTTLASSSHLPQVSTVGSPLLGGPSPLSLGFGMLGGLVHLSQPFQFPPLLNFSPGVPGAAGMGSVPSSNSGYTLAQSDLMDLYKSLQSGSQAALPPHLQLAFSDANQSQGGDMKRKSH